aaatttcaaattggCAGATGACTTGTTTTCAAACTCGTCAAGAAGATCATCAGATTCCGCTGCATCTTCCTCCGTATCCAAACTCAAATCTGCCCAGCTTTCCAAAATAGGTCTACATCATCCCCATGCAAACAATAGTAAATCAAGTCATAGAAGTGGAACTCCGACATCTGAACTGAAAGCTAACTACTCACCTGATTCCTCTACGCCGCGATTCATTGTATCTAGTATGGTTGGTAATGGCCGGGGAGGTGGTGGTCTACACGGTGCCACTTCGAACGTCGTCAAGAAACTCCAttctagaaaaaaatgggacTGGAACAGTTTACCGGCATCTGATTCTTCTCTATTAATCAAAACCGCTTCAGGAAATCATAATCTAATCAATATCTGCATAGACGGCGAATTCAAACAAATAATGTATGATCCGAATCATAATGAGCTCTTCAATAGGATGGACTTGTTCCTATCTTTCAACATGGACTCTTCGCCAAAGGACTCTTTAATTTTtgccaagaaaagattacGGTCGTACATTGATTTCCTAACAAAATACTTGGAATCTAGGAAATATGCATTTGAATGTTATCCATTTAACATCGAAAACACCATAAGCATAGAAACTGAAGTTAAATGCTTTCCATCGTTTGACCCGTTGAAAGATTATTCTGAAATTGAATCCCTGATTCAATTATGGTTGGCTCAGTCCCAGAAATTTTTACTACAatcaaattcatttttcttttcatctgAAGTAGTGGAAGAactaataaaaagaaaaccaacTACAAGGCAACATTCGAATCCAACAATCAGCACCACCAGCAATAAGATCAGTGACCCTACATTATATATTCAACAATTAGATATAGAATCAAACTCCCCAAGACCAGTAATATCGGATCCATTGGATGAAATTGACATCTTATTAATAAGACCGTTGCATAAAACCCTGGGTGGCTGGCAGCTAGCGTATGATGAACCAAGCTTGAACATCGCAGACTTCCCATTGGATTTATCCCCCTGGATGATTAACAGTAGTAACGATGATACCCAGAATAAGAACATTGGCAACGATGGTATTGCTCCTGAATATTTGACAAACTTGCAAAATTATCTACCAAGAAAGGGTTCAAGAGCAAAAATAGTCTCTGATGAACAGGAAGTTATTGAATTGAATTCTTCCAATGCTTCAGAGTATATGTTTGACTGTATGAACAGAAAGTTCTTTACAGATGACGCAAAAGAACGTATTTCCAGAAACAACTTCAATCATGGAGTTGATGAAGATCCTTTAAGCGACCCATTTGCTTCAACTAGATCTTTATCATTGCCATCATCGGGGGCAGATGTTGtcaaaaggaagaagagcCCTACCAAGggtaataaaaaatcagGTTTcgtcaatttttttaagaGAAAACATTCTCAACTTGCATCGACTTCGCATAATACAAGTCCTTCAATATCACCTAGCatatcttcctcttcttcccCGAAGATTCAACCACAGTCACACCTCTCTAGTCCCCCTCGAACAGACAAAGCTCACCACGT
The nucleotide sequence above comes from Saccharomyces paradoxus chromosome II, complete sequence. Encoded proteins:
- a CDS encoding uncharacterized protein (similar to YBR225W), translating into MGSTKDAKNIDNKNDRGLAGTSGNKVVNHAGSTTVEHKNADKEKGKQEKENREGTTQSSASVESHSPQVSHHSDKLSSFDSPLHLPNFKLADDLFSNSSRRSSDSAASSSVSKLKSAQLSKIGLHHPHANNSKSSHRSGTPTSELKANYSPDSSTPRFIVSSMVGNGRGGGGLHGATSNVVKKLHSRKKWDWNSLPASDSSLLIKTASGNHNLINICIDGEFKQIMYDPNHNELFNRMDLFLSFNMDSSPKDSLIFAKKRLRSYIDFLTKYLESRKYAFECYPFNIENTISIETEVKCFPSFDPLKDYSEIESLIQLWLAQSQKFLLQSNSFFFSSEVVEELIKRKPTTRQHSNPTISTTSNKISDPTLYIQQLDIESNSPRPVISDPLDEIDILLIRPLHKTLGGWQLAYDEPSLNIADFPLDLSPWMINSSNDDTQNKNIGNDGIAPEYLTNLQNYLPRKGSRAKIVSDEQEVIELNSSNASEYMFDCMNRKFFTDDAKERISRNNFNHGVDEDPLSDPFASTRSLSLPSSGADVVKRKKSPTKGNKKSGFVNFFKRKHSQLASTSHNTSPSISPSISSSSSPKIQPQSHLSSPPRTDKAHHVKSTNQALQNEWLENFFCRTLSNYKEIDLPTQFVLPKEVKRSSNTQSQPEEEPPLSSPVSSNSENSTPSEGLDRAKSAAIYGKEYLKLRLPFASDTIPAVICPWVWTSLSYYKWKALLREIYRSIIPGGYALAIVPDLRISNTYYTGILGNADADKANNTSEEFLTTKERDKTFDAMAIDAINKGLHIHPTKHLTRTFKDVGFTGIKSSVLSLKTGDFKTDMGFLNEFNSLDMWDYMLRRQLPDSSCPPKDTDPTTLFKRYVEEHMGKIDDNAGCFRTLYVVAQKPKLPYTK